The Bacteroidota bacterium genome includes a window with the following:
- a CDS encoding insulinase family protein: MANPMLDRTLTPAAAPLEKILFPKVRVAHLANGIPVYLLQFGTQEIVELNALFPAGKSFEAAPSVSGFTAKMMQEGTRSHNSLEFARVLDRFGAFIHVESGYESATVGLTSLAKHLQSTVPLWAEMIQEPAFPADELEKMRDRTLQHMDVEEQKTAYIARKEYNRLLFGTQHPYGAHSGKDDIRAITLEQLKEFHASHFHVANASVIATGRFNEAQLLALLEATIGRQKLDSPDQKISLSGSHGRWDMPTAATGLHYFEKPDSMQATIRVGHRAFPRSHPDHYPMQVVNTVYGGYFGSRLMKNIREEKGYTYGVGSAWLTMKYDGLFVVQTDVGNQYIHSTLEEIRKEMLLLIDKGLPLSELDLVRNYMLGKSATGRETPSQLLGLIQNALINDFSFEEIDRKHDIIMALTPADIQRLAAQYLQPDQLLEVVCGKM, from the coding sequence ATGGCAAATCCAATGCTTGATCGTACGCTTACGCCCGCTGCAGCGCCCCTTGAAAAGATCCTTTTTCCAAAAGTGCGTGTCGCCCATCTCGCCAATGGCATTCCCGTCTACCTGCTGCAGTTTGGTACGCAGGAAATCGTTGAGTTGAACGCCTTGTTTCCTGCTGGCAAAAGCTTTGAAGCAGCGCCGTCCGTGTCTGGGTTCACGGCAAAAATGATGCAAGAAGGGACCCGTAGCCACAACAGCCTTGAATTTGCCAGGGTCTTGGACCGGTTTGGGGCATTTATTCACGTCGAATCGGGCTACGAATCGGCCACCGTCGGCCTGACTTCGCTTGCCAAGCATTTGCAATCCACCGTGCCGCTGTGGGCCGAGATGATTCAGGAGCCTGCATTTCCCGCCGACGAATTGGAAAAAATGCGCGATCGGACCTTGCAACACATGGATGTCGAGGAGCAAAAAACCGCCTATATCGCCCGCAAGGAGTACAATCGGCTGCTGTTCGGAACGCAACATCCTTATGGTGCGCATTCTGGAAAGGACGACATTCGCGCCATTACCCTGGAGCAGTTGAAGGAATTTCATGCCTCCCATTTCCATGTCGCCAATGCAAGCGTGATTGCTACCGGCAGATTTAATGAAGCACAATTGCTGGCATTGTTGGAGGCAACGATTGGCCGTCAGAAGTTGGATTCACCCGATCAAAAAATTTCGCTCTCGGGCTCACATGGCCGATGGGATATGCCAACTGCGGCAACCGGCCTTCATTATTTTGAAAAGCCTGATTCCATGCAGGCGACCATACGTGTAGGGCATCGCGCGTTTCCGCGCAGCCATCCTGACCATTATCCGATGCAGGTCGTGAACACGGTATACGGTGGCTACTTCGGATCGCGCCTGATGAAAAACATCCGCGAAGAAAAAGGCTATACCTACGGTGTTGGTTCAGCTTGGCTGACGATGAAGTACGACGGACTATTTGTCGTACAAACCGATGTCGGCAATCAATATATCCATTCGACCCTCGAAGAGATTCGAAAAGAAATGCTGTTGTTGATCGACAAAGGGTTGCCGCTGTCTGAATTGGACTTGGTGCGCAACTACATGCTCGGAAAGTCCGCGACGGGTCGCGAAACGCCTTCCCAACTGCTCGGTCTGATCCAAAATGCACTGATCAATGACTTCTCATTCGAAGAAATTGACCGGAAGCACGATATCATCATGGCCTTAACACCCGCAGATATCCAGCGGCTTGCAGCGCAGTACCTGCAACCCGATCAATTGCTCGAAGTCGTATGCGGTAAAATGTAA